Proteins found in one Acidobacteriota bacterium genomic segment:
- a CDS encoding AAA family ATPase — protein MDYEKRIIFDSFCLDLTNECLWRGSQTLKLRPKAFAVLNYLLKRAGQLVTKEKLLEAVWPETFVGEAVLKVAIRQIREVLDDDPKTPRFIETAHRRGYRFIGQIAERLLVPTIDAENRNPNPVSSTPLRAADAHQEFVGREPALAQMQSWFEKMLAGERQIVFVTGEAGIGKTTLVDTFAHHIAADESLRIGRGQCLEQYGTSEAFLPILDAIGQLSRKQIGVVDVLRAHAPMWLLQLPSLVSATERESLSRQLLGATRERMLREIGEALEALAAEAPLVLILEDLHWSDYSTLDLISYLARQRQQARLMVIGTYRIAELIASRHPLKAVKRELLARQQCEELPIEYLSRDAVAQYLSGRFPANRFPAALAGLIHERTDGIPLFMVNAVDYLVAEGLIVECEGRWTLAVEIERVEVGVPDSIKQMIERQIDHLNPEEQRTLEAASVAGAEFCMLALAAGLEEERAVVEARCRELARRHQFIRDCGVQELPNGEAVAQYGFIHALYQNVLYERVPASRRVQLHRRIGEEKEARSGERAGEIAAELAMYFEQGWDYKRAVKYFQQAANNAIRRFAYREAVGIARRGLEVLKRLPDTTERAEQELCLQLTLGVPLIATEGYAFPDVGRTYMRARQLCQQLDRTPDIAEVLWGLWTFHILRAALDAAREIAEELLVLAERLPYPGLAMRGHLMMGVTFAHMGEFALALGHSEKAISLYDPVRHLEDVFLYAQNPGVVMRCHAAWVLWFLGRSDQAVAQIHEALALARGLSEPHGLAHTWFFAAILHQLRREARLAEGCAEAAITVTSEHGLVMYHAHAMIARGWALVEQGQLEEGIEQIRQGIADHQATGTEVMRPHYLALLVEALMKSGQVEEGLRLLDEGLAMIQRNGEGYYKAELYRLKGELYLMQATRQNLSLAAPGGKAMIEAGLPTLADAEICFNQSIKIAQQQQAKLWELRAVMSLARLYQKQHKPKAARELLAQIYDSFSEGFETADLQEAKALLDELSGSDFA, from the coding sequence GTGGACTACGAAAAACGAATAATCTTTGATTCCTTTTGCCTGGACTTAACCAATGAGTGTTTGTGGCGAGGTTCACAAACACTTAAACTCCGACCCAAAGCCTTCGCCGTACTCAACTATCTCCTGAAGCGAGCGGGACAACTTGTGACCAAAGAGAAACTGCTTGAGGCGGTGTGGCCGGAAACCTTTGTCGGCGAAGCCGTCCTCAAAGTGGCGATTCGGCAGATTCGCGAAGTTCTCGACGATGATCCGAAGACCCCGCGCTTCATTGAAACCGCCCATCGGCGCGGCTATCGCTTCATCGGGCAGATTGCCGAGCGCCTCCTGGTGCCCACAATTGATGCCGAGAACCGCAATCCGAACCCCGTTTCCTCAACACCCCTGCGCGCCGCAGATGCCCATCAGGAATTTGTCGGACGCGAGCCGGCGCTGGCGCAAATGCAAAGCTGGTTTGAGAAGATGCTTGCCGGAGAGCGTCAAATCGTCTTTGTCACCGGAGAAGCCGGCATCGGCAAGACCACTTTGGTTGATACCTTTGCGCACCACATCGCGGCTGATGAGAGCTTACGCATCGGTCGAGGGCAATGTCTGGAACAATACGGGACGAGTGAAGCTTTTCTGCCAATCCTCGACGCTATCGGGCAACTCAGTCGAAAACAGATAGGGGTGGTGGATGTGCTGCGCGCCCACGCGCCGATGTGGTTGTTGCAACTGCCGTCTTTGGTGAGCGCCACAGAGCGCGAGTCGTTGAGTCGACAACTGCTGGGCGCGACCCGCGAGCGTATGTTGCGGGAAATCGGTGAAGCTTTGGAGGCGCTCGCGGCAGAAGCCCCACTGGTGCTTATCCTGGAAGACCTGCATTGGAGCGATTACTCGACGCTTGACCTGATTTCCTATCTGGCAAGACAACGTCAGCAGGCGCGCTTGATGGTGATTGGCACCTACCGGATTGCCGAATTGATTGCCAGCCGGCATCCGCTCAAAGCTGTCAAGCGGGAGTTGCTTGCCCGGCAGCAATGCGAAGAGTTGCCAATTGAATACCTGAGCCGTGATGCTGTTGCCCAGTATTTATCCGGTCGATTTCCCGCCAATCGCTTTCCCGCAGCACTGGCGGGGTTAATCCACGAACGCACCGATGGTATCCCGCTGTTTATGGTCAACGCCGTTGACTATCTTGTGGCAGAGGGGTTGATTGTCGAGTGTGAAGGGCGCTGGACATTAGCGGTAGAGATAGAGCGGGTTGAGGTGGGAGTTCCCGACAGCATCAAGCAGATGATCGAAAGGCAGATTGACCATCTCAACCCGGAAGAGCAACGAACACTTGAGGCGGCAAGCGTCGCGGGAGCGGAGTTTTGTATGCTGGCTTTGGCGGCTGGATTGGAAGAGGAGCGCGCCGTTGTGGAAGCGCGATGCCGGGAGTTGGCGCGGCGGCATCAATTCATTCGCGATTGCGGCGTTCAAGAACTGCCAAACGGAGAAGCGGTGGCGCAGTACGGCTTCATCCATGCGTTGTATCAGAATGTGCTGTATGAACGGGTGCCCGCTTCCAGGCGTGTGCAACTCCACCGCCGAATCGGGGAGGAGAAGGAAGCCCGTTCTGGCGAGCGCGCCGGGGAAATTGCCGCAGAGTTGGCGATGTACTTTGAGCAAGGCTGGGACTATAAGCGGGCAGTAAAATATTTTCAGCAGGCAGCCAACAATGCCATTCGCCGGTTTGCCTATCGCGAAGCGGTCGGGATTGCGCGCCGGGGGCTGGAGGTGCTCAAAAGATTGCCGGATACCACAGAGCGCGCCGAGCAGGAACTCTGTCTGCAACTCACCCTGGGCGTCCCCTTGATTGCCACCGAGGGTTATGCGTTTCCTGATGTAGGTCGCACCTACATGAGAGCCAGACAGCTATGTCAGCAGCTAGACCGGACGCCGGATATTGCTGAAGTCCTCTGGGGGCTTTGGACCTTTCATATATTGCGGGCAGCGTTAGATGCCGCCCGCGAGATCGCCGAAGAATTACTGGTTCTTGCTGAGCGTCTTCCGTATCCGGGGCTGGCGATGCGCGGTCACCTGATGATGGGAGTAACCTTCGCGCATATGGGGGAGTTTGCTCTTGCCCTCGGACACTCTGAGAAAGCCATCTCGCTCTACGACCCGGTGCGGCATCTTGAAGATGTCTTTTTGTATGCCCAGAATCCGGGAGTTGTGATGCGCTGCCATGCCGCCTGGGTGTTGTGGTTTCTCGGTCGGAGTGATCAGGCTGTGGCGCAGATACACGAAGCCCTGGCTCTGGCGCGCGGATTATCCGAACCTCACGGTCTGGCGCACACCTGGTTCTTTGCGGCAATTCTTCATCAACTGCGTCGGGAAGCGCGGCTTGCCGAAGGGTGCGCCGAGGCGGCAATCACCGTTACCAGCGAACATGGGCTGGTGATGTATCACGCGCATGCCATGATTGCGCGCGGCTGGGCGCTGGTCGAGCAGGGACAACTGGAAGAGGGGATTGAACAGATACGCCAGGGGATTGCCGATCATCAGGCAACCGGCACCGAAGTGATGCGTCCGCACTATCTGGCTTTACTGGTTGAGGCGTTAATGAAATCAGGGCAAGTCGAGGAGGGGCTTCGCCTATTGGATGAAGGGTTGGCGATGATCCAGCGTAACGGAGAAGGCTACTACAAGGCGGAACTCTATCGTCTCAAAGGCGAACTCTACCTGATGCAGGCAACCCGT